The following is a genomic window from Brassica napus cultivar Da-Ae unplaced genomic scaffold, Da-Ae ScsIHWf_1435;HRSCAF=2024, whole genome shotgun sequence.
TGCTGGACGGCTAGGAGGTGTTCGGATCGCGAGAGGGGTCGCattgattggcttgtttggacATGACGATGCATAATGGCCCTTCATacgcaagagaaacaagtgacaTCTTCCATCCTTATCGATGAATAACCCAGCTGGTTACTCCGTTGGTTATTCAGCTGAattttgggacaaaaccttgaaatATGTCCCGGCTGATCACATGTGTAACATACCCCAGTGTTACCACGATTGTTGGCTTGGCCTCCAAATCCTCGCCCTTTGCCTTTGTAAGATATTGGACCCTTGTTGAAATTTGGCCTTTCTCCTTGGCTAAACTTTGTGTGTCCACCAGAATGTGGTAAGGTCTTCCTTTCAGCCTCCAATAATGTTTCAACATTAACAGCTTTTTCCACTAGCTCAGATAAGCTGCTAAAGTTGCTTCCTGCTAAACGACTTCCAAGCTCCGGCTACAGTCCGTACATAAAGTTACGGATCATAGTTGCTTCATCTTCACGCCCATCAAAGACATGTCGCCTCAACCTTATGAACTCCGACTCATAACTCCTTACGGGCCTATCTCCTTGAACAAGGTTCATGAACTGGCGCTCTAACCGATGCTTCGCTTCTGGAGGAAAGTATTTCCTATCAAACTCCATCTTGAACGACTCCCATGATGTGATGGTGTGTCCACACTGCCTGTCTATGCTGTCCCACCATCCTGTGGCGTCACCTTCCAAGTAGTACACAGCGATCTTCTTCTTGTACTCCTCCGGGCACTCCATGGCTTCAAAATTCTTCTCCATCATAGTAATCCACTTGCCGGCCTCACTAGGATCGGATCCTCCTTTGGACTTGTAGGATCCAATGTTCTTCATGGTAGATAATAGCTTGGAAACTTCAGGGGGTTGAGTACGCCTGCCTTTGTTACCAAGTGCCTCAGTCATCACATCATGTAAAAGCTTCAGGGTATTTTCGGTTCCCTGATCTTGTGGTCTTTTGGGGGCACTGTTCTGATCTGGCCTTGGGTTTGATTGAACGGATTGATCATGTTGATGTCTCTGGTCCCAATTATGACTTGGGCCAATACTCGCCAAACTGTCATCCCTCACTCTAGTCCGGTTACCGTAAATTGGAAAAAATCTTGTTCTCTGCAGAGGGCTCCTATCgtgtccaaacatctcactAATGCCATTTCCATCATCCTGATCAGATCTGTAACCCAATCATCCGCCTGTCCAATCCATACCCTCTCCCCATATCCAGTCTCGTCCATCATAACCTGTCCCGTTATTAGCCATCTGCACACAATCAAAAGGGTAAGTCATATTCCTACTACGGGAAGCGGCTGGTTTCCTAATCATCTTTTTGCGACTCCTTTGACAcgataaaatctataaaaagcACTTGTGTCATGTATGGAGGAAACCATGCTcggataccacctctgtaacacccccgaaccgttctaagcataggtcgaaccaccggccaacaatcaaacaagaacatgaccgacggcctGACCGTCTACCGAGGTTTGGGAGCGCTACAAGACGGGTTAACGGGCAATCCAGCCAAAGTTACAAAAAGTGCAATTCTTAACTAGGCcaggccgcccactaacacgtcccgtcagacAAAAGCCTAAGGCATCTCAACCCGTACTCCAATCTGACGCTgtgttagctcggacaagctaatatcagaacaacaaggcaTTTCCACAAAACATTCGCTTATTTATCTTATGTAATATCTGGTTtacaatacaaaaaatattatacaagtggtggcatgccaagaaagcgaaagtacatacttatagtctgaaagcgtcttacgcaaaaagatgcaaatctacaccagccagcctagcctcccgcgccttctacgagctcactactggtcacctgaaaacaacaacgagtgaggagtgagtaatctagcattactcagcgagttacaatccccaactagcaaatacaacccctcgctatcccaccccaaacaatctaaagcgagaggttcacctaacaacacaattcaataacaataagcaatatctgaaatacgcagcggtaaacgatagcaagataactagcattagcaagataactagcattatgctaattactagctcatcatcaatctcaaactcgatttaaaccagggtttaaACAACCCAAacactatataatatatataacaaactcgggccctggtgacgttatgttcctccttcactatcggcaatatcctatctctcTACCAAAAAGGCCAGAacaaggaactttcaaccgaccgtgGCCCActgtccttcgggtcaccgcgcgacagcccacagtccttcgggtcactgccacattacaccgtcgtgtaataactcagccataggccatgaccccgtctatctgagtcttcccgatccagcgaataaagggtttccttgaacccgccgggtacggggtctgaaggaacactaactcaccccaatatgcctaacattgtgggttacacaaatgctatcggccaatatacaactaatactaaacccggtaatataacacaaggttcctagtaaTAGTCACCACAAAATCAACACATCCACCttaaacatgcctagcattgtgggttacaccaatgctatatggccaatatatgattaatactaaacccggtaaaataacacaaggttcctggtattaatcgcaaattaacacaatcaatcatattccAGAATCTATCATAAGACTAATTcaagaatacctaactatccacaacttagcgatatcatctaagcattccgcATTCGCttactaaccaatcaacctaaccattagcatgctactacggttctcaagcaataacaagcatgccataacctcaattattaacTAGTCAAACCATTACTCAGTTATacctggcctcctgccatgatccaacttccaagtaacgggaccgtgcatgaaaacaactcagcaatcaattgattattactcacagtttttggttgaccgtggccttgaccccaaatccgacttctgcgatccgaaccctttccCGTCCTTCTC
Proteins encoded in this region:
- the LOC125597347 gene encoding uncharacterized protein LOC125597347, yielding MFGHDRSPLQRTRFFPIYGNRTRVRDDSLASIGPSHNWDQRHQHDQSVQSNPRPDQNSAPKRPQDQGTENTLKLLHDVMTEALGNKGRRTQPPEVSKLLSTMKNIGSYKSKGGSDPSEAGKWITMMEKNFEAMECPEEYKKKIAVYYLEGDATGWWDSIDRQCGHTITSWESFKMEFDRKYFPPEAKHRLERQFMNLVQGDRPPELGSRLAGSNFSSLSELVEKAVNVETLLEAERKTLPHSGGHTKFSQGERPNFNKGPISYKGKGRGFGGQANNRGNTGGHYASSCPNKPINATPLAIRTPPSRPAIEPATKKQNLGGRVYALGVENPDNAGPSSGPITDIVGTIHVAGKPTHVLFVSGATHSFVTPEVAARFWDCFVVDRIDVVVLTPVDRTLQANQCIKNVPLVIQGKEFVADLLVVPLKGYEVILGMDWLSNYEVQIDCGKGRVVVRQR